From a region of the Mycobacteroides saopaulense genome:
- a CDS encoding multifunctional oxoglutarate decarboxylase/oxoglutarate dehydrogenase thiamine pyrophosphate-binding subunit/dihydrolipoyllysine-residue succinyltransferase subunit: protein MNGSNPQFGQNEWLVEEMYRRFKEDPSSVDSSWHEFLADYVAEPATDVSNGQTAAPAPTPAPAPTPTAPAAPAPAPKAAAAPSPAPATPKPAAAPIPTAEGDETQVLRGAAAAVVKNMSASLEIPTATSVRAIPAKLMIDNRIVINNHLKRTRGGKISFTHLLGYAIVQAIKDFPNMNRHFAEVDGKPVAITPAHVNLGLAIDLPGKDGNRTLVVAAIKGCEELGFGQFIAAYEDIVRRARDGKLTAEDFSGVTISLTNPGTIGTVHSVPRLMRGQGAIIGAGALEYPAEFQGASEERISDLGIGKHMTLTSTYDHRIIQGAESGDFLRTVHQLLLSDDFFDDIFRELGIPYEPVRWRIDNPDSIVDKNARVLELIAAYRNRGHLMADTDPLRLDKTRFRSHPDLDVLSHGLTLWDLDREFKVSGFKGQEYMKLRDVLSVLRDAYCRHAAVEYTHILEPEQQKWLQERIEVKHDKPTVAEQKYILSKLNAAEAFETFLATKYVGQKRFSLEGAEGVIPMMDAVIDQSAEHGLDEVVIGMPHRGRLNVLANIVGKPYSQIFTEFEGNLNPALAHGSGDVKYHLGASGTYIQMFGDNDIEVSLTANPSHLEAVDPVLEGLVRAKQDVLDVGTDGGRFTVVPLMLHGDAAFAGQGVVAETLNLANLPGYRTGGTIHIVVNNQIGFTTAPEHSRSTEYCTDVAKMIGAPIFHVNGDDPEACVWVSRLAVDFRQKFNKDVVIDLVCYRRRGHNEGDDPSMTNPQMYEVIDTKRGVRKTYTEALIGRGDISMKEAEDALRDYQGQLERVFNEVRDLEKYQQRPSESVEEDQQLPQKLVTAVDKALLQRIGDAFLAVPEDFSVHPRVKPVLEKRREMAYEGKVDWAFGELLAFGTLVAEGKVVRLSGQDSKRGTFTQRHAMIIDRHNGNEFSPLQLVGVDAEGNPTGGRLVVHDSALSEYAALGFEYGYSVGNPDAMVLWEAQFGDFVNGAQSIIDEFISSGEAKWGQLSEVVLLLPHGHEGQGPDHTSGRIERFLQLCAEGSMTVAMPSTPANYFHLLRRHALDGITRPMVVFTPKSMLRNKAAVSDIKDFTDRKFRSVLEEATYEDGVGDRSKVKRILLTSGKLYYDLLARKNADKREDVAIVRIEQLYPIPRYRLEETLGRYPDGTQYIWVQEEPANQGAWPTFGLNLPEVVPRLTGLTKISRRAMSAPSSGSSKVHAVEQQEIIDEAFTPTSP from the coding sequence GTGAACGGTTCAAATCCACAATTCGGGCAGAACGAATGGCTGGTCGAAGAAATGTACCGGCGATTCAAGGAAGACCCGTCCTCGGTGGACTCCAGCTGGCACGAATTCCTGGCCGACTACGTGGCCGAGCCGGCGACCGATGTTTCCAACGGCCAGACCGCCGCACCCGCACCCACGCCCGCTCCGGCACCAACGCCAACGGCACCGGCCGCCCCCGCACCAGCTCCCAAGGCCGCCGCCGCGCCGAGCCCGGCCCCGGCGACGCCGAAACCCGCCGCGGCTCCCATACCGACTGCCGAGGGTGACGAAACCCAGGTGCTGCGGGGCGCTGCGGCCGCCGTCGTCAAGAACATGTCGGCCTCACTGGAAATCCCGACGGCCACCAGCGTCCGGGCCATTCCCGCCAAGCTGATGATCGACAACCGCATCGTCATCAACAACCACCTCAAGCGCACCCGCGGCGGCAAGATCTCCTTCACCCATCTGCTGGGTTACGCCATCGTCCAGGCCATCAAGGACTTCCCGAACATGAATCGGCACTTCGCCGAAGTGGACGGCAAGCCGGTCGCCATCACCCCGGCACATGTGAACCTCGGCCTGGCCATCGATCTACCCGGCAAGGACGGCAACCGCACCTTGGTGGTGGCCGCCATCAAGGGTTGCGAAGAACTGGGTTTCGGCCAATTCATCGCCGCCTACGAGGACATCGTGCGCCGGGCCAGGGACGGCAAGCTGACCGCCGAGGACTTCTCCGGGGTCACCATCTCGCTGACCAACCCCGGCACCATCGGCACCGTGCATTCGGTGCCGCGCCTCATGCGCGGCCAGGGCGCCATCATCGGCGCCGGTGCGCTGGAGTACCCCGCAGAGTTCCAGGGCGCCAGCGAGGAACGCATCTCCGATCTGGGCATCGGCAAGCACATGACGCTGACGTCCACCTACGACCACCGGATAATCCAGGGCGCCGAATCGGGCGACTTCCTACGCACGGTGCATCAGCTGCTGCTTTCCGACGACTTCTTCGACGACATCTTCCGCGAGCTGGGCATCCCGTATGAGCCGGTGCGCTGGCGCATCGACAACCCGGACTCGATCGTCGACAAGAACGCCCGCGTGCTGGAACTGATTGCGGCATACCGCAACCGGGGCCACCTCATGGCCGATACCGACCCGCTGCGCCTGGACAAGACGCGCTTCCGTAGCCATCCCGACCTGGATGTACTCAGCCACGGCCTGACGCTGTGGGACCTGGACCGCGAGTTCAAGGTCTCCGGGTTCAAGGGCCAGGAGTACATGAAGCTGCGCGACGTGCTCTCGGTGCTGCGCGACGCGTACTGCCGGCACGCCGCGGTGGAATACACCCACATCCTTGAGCCCGAGCAGCAGAAGTGGCTGCAGGAACGCATCGAGGTCAAGCACGACAAGCCCACCGTCGCCGAGCAGAAGTACATCCTGTCCAAGCTCAACGCGGCCGAGGCATTCGAGACCTTCCTTGCCACCAAATACGTTGGGCAGAAGCGCTTCTCACTGGAGGGCGCCGAGGGCGTCATTCCGATGATGGATGCCGTCATCGACCAGAGCGCAGAGCACGGACTCGACGAGGTGGTCATCGGCATGCCGCACCGCGGCCGCCTCAACGTTCTCGCCAACATCGTCGGCAAGCCGTACTCGCAGATCTTCACCGAGTTCGAGGGCAACCTGAATCCGGCGCTCGCCCACGGCTCCGGAGACGTCAAGTACCACCTCGGGGCCTCCGGCACCTACATCCAGATGTTCGGCGACAACGACATCGAGGTCTCTCTTACGGCCAACCCGTCACACCTCGAGGCCGTCGACCCGGTGCTGGAAGGGTTGGTACGCGCCAAGCAAGATGTCCTCGACGTGGGCACCGACGGCGGCCGCTTCACTGTCGTCCCGCTGATGCTGCACGGTGACGCAGCGTTCGCGGGCCAGGGCGTGGTCGCCGAAACCCTGAACCTGGCCAACCTGCCCGGGTATCGCACCGGCGGCACCATCCACATCGTGGTCAACAACCAGATCGGTTTCACCACGGCACCGGAGCATTCCCGATCCACCGAGTACTGCACCGATGTCGCCAAAATGATTGGCGCACCGATCTTCCACGTCAACGGGGACGACCCGGAGGCATGCGTCTGGGTGTCGCGACTGGCGGTCGACTTCCGGCAGAAGTTCAACAAGGACGTCGTCATCGACCTCGTCTGCTACCGCCGGCGCGGCCACAACGAGGGTGACGATCCCTCGATGACCAACCCGCAGATGTACGAGGTCATCGACACCAAGCGCGGTGTGCGTAAGACCTACACCGAGGCCCTGATCGGCCGCGGCGACATCTCGATGAAGGAAGCCGAGGACGCCCTGCGCGACTACCAGGGCCAACTGGAGCGGGTGTTCAACGAGGTACGAGATCTGGAGAAGTACCAGCAGCGCCCCAGCGAGTCGGTGGAAGAGGATCAGCAGCTGCCGCAGAAGCTGGTCACCGCCGTCGACAAGGCACTGCTGCAGCGCATCGGTGACGCCTTCCTGGCGGTACCCGAGGACTTCAGCGTGCATCCGCGCGTCAAGCCGGTGCTCGAGAAGCGCCGCGAGATGGCGTACGAAGGCAAGGTCGACTGGGCCTTCGGCGAACTGCTGGCCTTCGGCACGCTGGTTGCCGAGGGCAAGGTCGTGCGGTTGTCCGGCCAGGACTCCAAGCGCGGCACCTTCACCCAGCGCCACGCGATGATCATCGACCGACACAACGGCAACGAGTTCAGCCCGCTACAACTGGTCGGGGTCGACGCCGAGGGCAACCCCACCGGCGGACGTCTCGTGGTGCATGACTCGGCGCTGTCGGAGTACGCGGCACTGGGTTTCGAGTATGGCTATTCCGTCGGCAATCCCGATGCAATGGTGTTGTGGGAGGCCCAGTTCGGCGACTTCGTCAACGGCGCACAGTCCATCATCGACGAGTTCATCTCATCCGGTGAGGCCAAGTGGGGCCAGCTCTCCGAAGTGGTGCTGCTACTCCCCCACGGCCATGAGGGACAGGGCCCCGATCACACCTCCGGCCGCATCGAGCGGTTCCTGCAGTTGTGCGCCGAGGGATCTATGACGGTGGCGATGCCGTCGACGCCCGCCAACTACTTCCACCTATTGCGTCGGCATGCCCTGGACGGCATCACCCGGCCCATGGTGGTGTTCACGCCAAAGTCCATGCTGCGCAACAAGGCGGCGGTCAGCGATATCAAGGACTTCACCGATCGCAAGTTCCGTTCGGTACTTGAAGAGGCCACCTACGAGGACGGCGTCGGAGATCGCAGCAAGGTCAAGAGAATCCTGCTGACCAGCGGCAAGCTGTACTACGACCTGTTGGCGCGTAAGAACGCCGACAAGCGCGAGGACGTCGCGATCGTGCGCATCGAGCAGCTCTACCCGATCCCGCGCTACCGCCTGGAGGAGACCCTTGGGCGGTATCCGGATGGCACGCAGTACATCTGGGTCCAGGAAGAGCCTGCCAACCAGGGCGCCTGGCCGACCTTCGGCCTGAACCTGCCGGAGGTGGTACCGCGCCTGACCGGCCTGACCAAGATCTCCCGGCGAGCCATGTCGGCACCGTCATCCGGCTCCTCCAAGGTGCACGCCGTCGAGCAGCAGGAGATCATCGACGAGGCCTTCACGCCCACGTCACCGTAG
- a CDS encoding Bcr/CflA family efflux MFS transporter gives MRVLSTEMTAARSETTTDEPTDAPAPVGSVSPPDTRLGKAWLITVLGAMVALGPLTIDMYLPALPDIGSDLHVNSTLTQLTLTGTLVGLGLGQLLVGPLSDSLGRRLPLIAGAVLHVLASLAITVAPNIVVLGVLRAIEGIGAAAAMVVAMAVVRDLYADKAAATVISRLTLVIGIAPILAPSLGAAVLVHGSWHHVFAALSGLGVLLLILAVVALPETLPPVARRPLRVGAILRTYRDLLRDKVFVVLVLVAGLSLSGLFAYISGASFVLQGQYGMNQQVFAIAFGAGAIAFVAASQLNVVLLKRFEPQQIVQWCLLSALIPAVVLLVLSWLGIGGLVGFVAPVWTLMALMGFVIPNAPALALSRHGEAAGTSAAVLGAAQFGVGALIAPLVGALGNNALAVAVVMMIGVVLALVGLAVVRNRVSA, from the coding sequence GTGCGCGTGCTGAGCACTGAGATGACTGCTGCCCGGAGTGAGACGACGACGGATGAACCGACGGACGCCCCCGCGCCAGTCGGTTCGGTGTCTCCCCCTGACACCCGGCTGGGCAAGGCATGGCTGATCACCGTGTTGGGGGCCATGGTCGCCCTGGGGCCGCTCACCATCGACATGTACCTGCCGGCCCTGCCCGACATCGGGTCGGATCTGCACGTCAACTCCACGCTTACGCAGCTGACGCTCACCGGAACGCTCGTGGGGCTGGGCTTGGGCCAGCTCCTCGTCGGCCCGCTGTCGGATTCACTCGGTAGGCGACTGCCGCTGATCGCCGGCGCGGTTCTGCACGTCCTGGCGTCGCTGGCGATCACCGTTGCCCCGAACATCGTGGTGCTGGGCGTGCTGCGGGCAATCGAAGGTATAGGTGCCGCGGCGGCCATGGTGGTGGCGATGGCCGTGGTCCGTGACCTCTATGCCGATAAGGCTGCCGCCACCGTGATTTCGCGGCTCACGCTGGTAATCGGTATCGCGCCCATTCTGGCGCCGTCCCTGGGCGCGGCCGTGCTGGTGCACGGCTCGTGGCATCACGTCTTCGCGGCGCTGTCGGGATTGGGTGTTCTGCTTTTGATCCTTGCCGTCGTGGCACTGCCGGAGACGCTGCCCCCGGTCGCGCGGCGTCCGCTACGGGTGGGGGCCATTCTGCGCACCTACCGCGATCTGCTGCGCGACAAGGTGTTCGTGGTCCTGGTGCTGGTTGCCGGGCTCTCGCTGTCCGGCCTGTTCGCTTACATCTCGGGCGCTTCGTTTGTGCTGCAAGGTCAATACGGCATGAACCAGCAGGTGTTCGCGATCGCATTCGGTGCGGGTGCGATCGCCTTTGTAGCGGCCTCGCAGCTGAACGTGGTGCTGCTCAAACGATTCGAACCGCAGCAGATCGTGCAGTGGTGCCTGTTGTCCGCGCTCATCCCGGCGGTGGTGCTGCTGGTGCTGTCCTGGCTCGGAATCGGCGGTTTGGTCGGCTTCGTGGCCCCGGTGTGGACATTGATGGCGCTGATGGGATTTGTCATCCCGAACGCGCCTGCGCTGGCCTTGTCCCGTCACGGTGAGGCGGCAGGCACCTCGGCGGCGGTGCTGGGTGCCGCTCAGTTCGGGGTGGGAGCGTTGATCGCTCCACTCGTCGGAGCCCTGGGTAACAACGCGCTCGCCGTGGCCGTCGTCATGATGATCGGGGTGGTACTGGCTCTCGTGGGGCTGGCCGTCGTGAGAAATCGTGTCTCTGCCTGA
- a CDS encoding DHA2 family efflux MFS transporter permease subunit, translating to MQAEYPRPWTTLWVVLFGLFMILLDSTIVSVANPAIKAGFDADYTATVWVTSAYLLGYVVPLLVTGRLGDQFGPRSMYLAGLAVFTGASLWCGLAGSIGWLIAARVVQGIGAAMLTPQTLTVVQRVFPPERRGTAMGVWGAVAGIATLVGPVAGGVLVDGWGWQWIFYVNVPVGVLGMILGAIYIPRMPTHPHRLDLLGMAFSAVGMFAFVFALQEGESFHWAPGVWAMMAAGLAVLGVFVWWQSANKGEPLIPLRLFADRNFSLAGVGIASMSFCVISTGLPMMFYTQLALGFSPTKAALTQAPTAIVSGVLAPLSGWLVDRVRPSVLIGGGISLMIVSTVWWTALMRPDTQMWQLMLPAVGIGAAMAFIWGPLATTATRNLPPAVAGAGSGVYNTLRQVGGVVGSSAMGAVMTARLAATMPAAPSGSLPSGVLPAALRAPFAAAMSESMLLGIAALGIGLVAALFMRPTGSQVGAVPLHHVVSVED from the coding sequence GTGCAGGCCGAATACCCGCGACCGTGGACGACGTTGTGGGTGGTGCTGTTCGGACTGTTCATGATCTTGCTCGATTCGACGATCGTGTCGGTCGCCAATCCGGCGATCAAGGCCGGTTTCGACGCCGACTATACGGCGACGGTGTGGGTGACGAGCGCTTATCTGCTGGGTTATGTGGTGCCGCTGCTGGTCACCGGGCGACTCGGCGATCAATTCGGCCCGAGGTCCATGTACCTGGCGGGGCTGGCGGTCTTCACCGGGGCCTCACTGTGGTGCGGGTTGGCCGGATCGATCGGCTGGCTGATCGCGGCACGGGTGGTGCAGGGGATCGGGGCTGCGATGCTGACCCCGCAGACGTTGACGGTGGTGCAGCGGGTGTTCCCGCCGGAGCGGCGCGGGACCGCCATGGGGGTGTGGGGCGCGGTCGCCGGGATCGCCACGCTGGTGGGCCCGGTCGCCGGTGGTGTGTTGGTCGACGGGTGGGGTTGGCAGTGGATCTTCTACGTCAATGTCCCGGTGGGTGTACTGGGAATGATTCTGGGCGCCATCTACATTCCACGCATGCCGACGCATCCGCATCGGCTGGATCTGCTGGGCATGGCGTTCTCGGCGGTGGGCATGTTCGCATTCGTCTTCGCGCTACAAGAGGGCGAGAGCTTTCACTGGGCGCCGGGGGTGTGGGCGATGATGGCCGCAGGCCTGGCGGTGCTGGGTGTGTTCGTGTGGTGGCAGTCTGCCAACAAAGGTGAGCCGCTGATTCCGTTGCGGTTGTTCGCGGATCGCAACTTCTCACTCGCCGGTGTCGGCATCGCGTCGATGAGCTTTTGCGTGATCTCCACCGGGCTGCCGATGATGTTCTATACCCAATTGGCGCTGGGCTTTTCGCCGACAAAGGCGGCGCTGACGCAGGCCCCGACGGCGATCGTGAGTGGAGTTCTGGCGCCTCTGTCCGGTTGGCTCGTCGACCGGGTGCGTCCGTCGGTTCTGATCGGCGGCGGCATCTCGTTGATGATCGTCTCGACGGTGTGGTGGACCGCGCTGATGAGGCCCGATACGCAGATGTGGCAGCTCATGCTGCCCGCGGTGGGCATCGGTGCGGCCATGGCGTTCATCTGGGGCCCGCTGGCCACCACCGCCACCCGGAACCTGCCGCCGGCGGTGGCCGGCGCCGGCTCGGGTGTCTACAACACGCTGCGGCAGGTTGGTGGCGTGGTGGGCAGCTCGGCGATGGGTGCGGTGATGACGGCGCGACTGGCCGCCACGATGCCGGCGGCGCCGTCCGGTTCCCTTCCCAGTGGCGTGCTGCCTGCCGCATTACGCGCGCCGTTCGCCGCGGCGATGTCCGAGTCGATGCTGCTGGGCATCGCCGCGTTGGGCATCGGTTTGGTGGCTGCACTGTTCATGCGGCCTACCGGTTCACAGGTAGGTGCCGTGCCCCTCCACCACGTGGTCTCCGTCGAAGATTAG
- a CDS encoding YybH family protein, with protein MTLTVDPEKFSRDWFAAWNAHDIDAVLAHFHQDAVFTSAYGAQIAPETGGVFTGKDAIRSYWADALTRNPDLHFEPVGTYVGATAIVINYRNHKGGLVNEVLIFDGDHVVEGHGTYL; from the coding sequence ATGACACTCACCGTCGACCCCGAGAAGTTCAGCAGAGACTGGTTCGCCGCGTGGAACGCGCACGATATCGACGCCGTACTGGCGCACTTTCATCAGGACGCGGTCTTCACCTCCGCCTACGGCGCCCAGATCGCCCCGGAAACCGGGGGCGTCTTCACGGGCAAGGACGCCATCCGCAGCTATTGGGCCGATGCGCTGACCCGCAATCCGGATCTGCATTTCGAGCCCGTCGGCACCTACGTGGGAGCCACGGCGATCGTCATCAACTACCGAAACCACAAGGGCGGCCTCGTCAACGAGGTCCTAATCTTCGACGGAGACCACGTGGTGGAGGGGCACGGCACCTACCTGTGA
- a CDS encoding FAD-binding oxidoreductase, with protein MSALVEALVQIVGERYVSTDSDVLAGRVVDHTGRYSGAASVLARPGSAVEVAAILMVCKEQGQAVTTQGGRTSMVAGTVPERNDVLLSTERLAEIGPIDTVDRRVRVGSGVTLAALQQAAAKENLQFGVDIGSRDSATLGGMASTNAGGLRTVQYGNMREQVIGLEVVLPDGSIMERHSDVRADNTGYDLTSLFVGAEGTLGVITALELGLHPVPKQSVAAITGFADLDELVQASRIFRDLNGIAALELMDARLGIPSPVDGPWQLLIELARDNDPTEDLAEALEAAGVAEQAAVGLDVTSRERLWQVRESIAEALGTYGPPLKFDVALPLTHIDEFEKRATALIADKVPEAIPVLFGHVGEGNLHLNVLRCPDSTALYQPMMTLIAELGGNVSSEHGVGTLKRDYLGMARTPGDIAAMRAVKEAFDPTGFLNPAVLFGAPA; from the coding sequence ATGTCCGCGCTCGTCGAAGCCCTCGTCCAGATCGTCGGTGAACGATATGTGAGCACAGATTCCGACGTGCTGGCCGGACGGGTCGTCGACCACACCGGCCGATACAGCGGCGCGGCCAGCGTACTGGCGCGCCCCGGATCGGCCGTGGAAGTTGCCGCGATCTTGATGGTCTGCAAGGAACAGGGACAAGCCGTCACCACTCAAGGCGGACGTACCTCGATGGTCGCCGGAACCGTGCCAGAGCGCAACGACGTGCTGCTGTCCACCGAACGCCTCGCCGAGATCGGACCCATCGACACCGTCGACCGACGCGTCCGCGTCGGCTCCGGCGTCACCCTGGCCGCACTGCAACAGGCCGCGGCCAAAGAGAATCTGCAATTCGGGGTCGACATCGGATCACGCGATTCAGCCACCCTCGGCGGCATGGCATCCACCAACGCAGGCGGCCTACGCACCGTGCAGTACGGCAACATGCGCGAACAGGTCATCGGACTCGAGGTCGTTCTGCCGGATGGCTCAATCATGGAGCGCCACAGCGATGTCCGCGCCGACAACACGGGCTACGACCTCACCAGCCTGTTCGTCGGCGCCGAAGGCACCCTCGGCGTCATCACCGCGCTCGAACTGGGCTTGCACCCGGTCCCGAAACAGAGCGTCGCCGCGATCACCGGGTTCGCCGATCTGGACGAGCTGGTACAGGCCAGCCGGATCTTCCGCGATCTCAACGGCATCGCCGCACTGGAGCTGATGGACGCCCGCTTGGGGATACCCAGCCCGGTCGACGGCCCATGGCAGCTGCTCATCGAACTGGCCCGAGATAACGACCCCACCGAAGATCTGGCCGAGGCACTCGAAGCCGCCGGTGTGGCCGAGCAGGCTGCCGTCGGCCTGGACGTCACCTCACGTGAACGCCTATGGCAGGTACGCGAATCCATCGCCGAGGCACTCGGCACCTACGGCCCGCCGTTGAAATTCGATGTGGCACTGCCGCTGACGCACATCGACGAATTCGAAAAGCGCGCCACCGCACTGATCGCGGACAAGGTGCCCGAGGCGATACCGGTACTATTCGGCCACGTCGGCGAGGGCAACCTGCATTTAAACGTGTTGCGCTGCCCCGACTCCACCGCGTTGTATCAGCCCATGATGACGCTCATCGCCGAGCTGGGCGGCAATGTCAGCTCCGAGCACGGCGTCGGCACTCTCAAACGCGACTACCTCGGCATGGCGCGCACACCTGGTGACATCGCGGCCATGCGTGCCGTCAAAGAGGCCTTCGACCCCACCGGATTCCTGAATCCCGCCGTGCTGTTCGGCGCACCGGCATGA